A stretch of Podospora bellae-mahoneyi strain CBS 112042 chromosome 5, whole genome shotgun sequence DNA encodes these proteins:
- a CDS encoding hypothetical protein (EggNog:ENOG503P15R): protein MNPSVWLPLVNLTAHHRLQMLAMVGSACLQLLHFYAQFHSTSCSLRLPLPFIFLLFKFPSVDLISANVSFTEISIASTIPQEFSSQHTLPYLNLGLPAAEDHHGNSANTTNMAAFPTPREVRRLASDHNFVLGATDPAPRRLGILPFIGKQLSLVVALIAGIISVAVAIAYTVAASKQLLQCPAWANDCRSLDLWTAENLGAIQGIITAVYLIGLSAFAYVCQALCEAALWPLIHTQTLTISALGGFLALNHGNIMSLPQAATGIRSLSAAVVFVVSLLAILLPLAAPPLVGYACTPILEAVTISSNISSSASSVLDRPFTQTNPPSPAFIPALSAYNTYANNPASEPLPSFRNWLFDRSILATRGSFTAKAVHLDTNITCHGQQLQQLHRNNAPINAFKTTTNLSSSRHKPFGEVWFTPQPHLMVFLDDVNFHSTNTINTTVILAAINGTISGGQTTNLTLGNIKSVSAIGCSVLLSVNDDVLTIGPAPPNPTRPVLSSLSDLNLTSTLLWLTASPLLVTQAILSNSTLTRLDSNKWTTPGLESLLHFSIAAMATSLFSSSPFQTSTHQQKLVSVIETKKLSTERAFLLLVPPLLYTFFIIFMALWDVVMHKKYQIPVMRGMPVSEVIKSSQTAWMREQAGADGAKSHLPSQLGGLSVRFGVVGDGEVGFGPARGAVSGFVTGKDKGKGRDGSRVHVGGRVHTGHSSVSWVEGEDRDGRNKGRGYRAEGGEWPRNSDL, encoded by the exons ATGAATCCCAGTGTTTGGCTACCATTGGTCAATTTGACCGCCCACCACAGGCTTCAGATGCTGGCAATGGTTGGAAGTGCGTGTCTCCAGTTATTGCACTTCTATGCCCAGTTCCACTCAACTTCATGTTCTCTGAGACTGCCTTTGCCCTTCATATTTCTTCTCTTCAAGTTTCCCAGCGTTGACCTCATCTCTGCTAATGTCTCATTCACCGAAATCTCCATCGCTAGCACCATCCCGCAG GAATTCAGCTCGCAGCATACTCTTCCTTATCTCAATCTCGGCTTACCCGCAGCAGAGGACCACCACGGCAACAGtgcaaacaccaccaacatggcGGCATTCCCGACTCCAAGGGAGGTTCGCCGACTAGCATCTGATCACAACTTTGTTCTCGGCGCCACTGATCCCGCCCCCAGACGGTTGGGAATCTTGCCATTCATAGGAAAGCAGCTCTCTCTTGTTGTTGCACTAATTGCTGGTATTATCTCGGTGGCTGTGGCCATTGCCTACACCGTggcagcaagcaagcagctgTTGCAATGTCCAGCTTGGGCAAATGATTGCCGTTCGCTTGATCTTTGGACGGCAGAAAATCTGGGTGCGATACAAGGGATTATCACAGCAGTCTATCTCATCGGTCTATCTGCCTTTGCATATGTTTGTCAAGCACTCTGCGAAGCAGCGTTATGGCCTCTGATACACACCCAAACACTCACCATCTCGGCCCTAGGGGGATTCCTGGCTCTTAACCATGGCAATATCATGTCGCTACCTCAAGCTGCCACAGGGATACGCTCTCTGTCTGCGGCTGTGGTCTTTGTGGTATCTTTGCTTGCGATCCTGCTTCCCCTGGCTGCCCCTCCGCTTGTAGGGTATGCATGCACGCCCATTCTGGAGGCGGTGACGATATCAAGCAACATCAGCTCGTCCGCATCTTCTGTTTTGGACAGACCCTTCACACAGACcaacccaccctcaccagccTTTATCCCAGCACTATCAGCATACAACACCTACGCCAATAACCCAGCATCTGAACCACTACCATCCTTCAGAAACTGGCTCTTTGACAGGTCAATCCTTGCCACCAGAGGTAGTTTCACCGCAAAAGCCGTCCACCTCGACACAAACATCACCTGCCACGGCCAGCAGCTGCAACAACTCCACAGGAATAATGCCCCCATTAACGCCttcaaaacaacaaccaacctctccagcagCCGCCACAAGCCCTTCGGGGAAGTATGGTtcaccccccaacctcacctcatgGTCTTCCTCGACGACGTCAACTTCCACTCAACCAACACAATCAACACAACagtcatcctcgccgccataAACGGCACCATCTCCGGCGGccaaacaaccaacctcaccctAGGCAACATCAAATCCGTCTCAGCAATCGGCTGCTCAGTTCTCCTCTCCGTCAACGACGATGTCCTAACCATTGGCCCCGCGCCCCCTAACCCAACTCGCCCAGTATTGTCCTCCCTCTCGGACCTCAACCtaacctccaccctcctctggCTCACCGCCTCCCCTCTCCTTGTCACCCAAGCAATACTCTCCAActccaccctcacccgcctCGACTCCAACAAGTGGACTACCCCCGGTCTTGagtccctcctccacttttCCATAGCAGCAATGGCTACATCCCTTTTCAGCAGCTCCCCCTTTCAAACCTCAACCCATCAGCAGAAGCTTGTTTCAGTAATCGAGACCAAAAAGCTCAGCACCGAACGAGCTTTTTTGCTGCTTGTCCCCCCACTGCTGTACACCTTTTTTATTATCTTCATGGCACTGTGGGATGTAGTCATGCACAAGAAATATCAAATCCCCGTCATGAGAGGCATGCCCGTTTCCGAGGTGATAAAAAGCTCCCAGACAGCTTGGATGAGGGAGCAAGCTGGGGCTGATGGGGCAAAGAGTCATTTACCCTCTCAGCTAGGGGGGTTAAGCGTGAGGTTTGGGGTTGTaggtgatggagaggttgggttTGGACCGGCAAGGGGAGCGGTGTCAGGTTTTGTGACGGGGAAGGataaggggaaggggagggatggcaGTCGGGTTCATGTCGGGGGTAGGGTCCACACTGGACATAGCAGTGTTAgttgggtggagggagaggatcgTGATGGGAGGAATAAGGGGAGAGGGTAtcgggcggaggggggggagtggcCGAGGAATAGTGATTTGTGA
- a CDS encoding hypothetical protein (EggNog:ENOG503P15Y), whose translation MADAGPPSPEAIAAAVAAARTFNITLWTLYAIGVCTTALRTYSRFDQVGFSNFETDDYLVWVAVLLYTLQACLGYQIGNLAQGLANNGMTDEQRMSLLPSDPEWDRRVIGSKVQVMGWTSYSTLMLVLKLAMLFFYLRLTNGLGRRYRMRVHAGFVIIIAGWLASVLAVFVGCMPFHKYWQINPNPGNSCQPAIAGPIVWASFAANVTSDIYLIVIPLPLLWGSRLRLVEKIGSTLVLSAGIFVLVCATLKTIFVITDDVNGAELAGAWGTREAFVAVVTTNLPMVFPLFKSWLRPLFGSTSRRTTDNKYKTPEGFRSIGGGGGGGGGSNSHSQFRRGNGNNSNILTNVTFTESEERIVNEIKMQNMKTDVLGGARSMHTKEADHKGIVVLTEFDVSEDARSMQNSEAAAPAKPKETW comes from the exons ATGGCGGACGCAggcccaccatctcccgAGGCCatcgcggcggcggtggccgCTGCGCGGACATTCAACATCACTCTCTGGACGCTGTATGCGATAGGCGTATGCACCACGGCTCTGCGTACGTACTCTCGCTTTGACCAGGTTGGCTTCTCCAACTTTGAAACAGACGACTACCTCGTGTGGGTGGCAGTT CTTCTCTACACCCTCCAAGCATGTCTGGGCTACCAAATCGGCAACCTTGCCCAAGGCCTGGCAAACAACGGCATGACGGATGAGCAGCGGATGTCGCTGCTTCCCAGTGACCCAGAATGGGACAGGAGAGTCATCGGTTCCAAGGTCCAGGTGATGGGATGGACCTCCTACTCGACCCTGATGCTGGTCCTCAAGCTGGCCATGTTGTTCTTCTACCTGCGATTGACG AACGGACTCGGTCGTCGTTACCGCATGCGCGTCCACGCTGGGTTCGTGATTATCATCGCCGGCTGGCTCGCCTCCGTCCTGGCCGTCTTCGTCGGCTGCATGCCCTTCCACAAATACTGGCagatcaaccccaacccaggcaACAGTTGCCAGCCCGCCATCGCCGGTCCCATCGTCTGGGCTTCCTTCGCCGCGAACGTCACATCCGACATCTACCTTATTGTcattccccttcctcttctctgGGGTTCCCGCCTCCGTCTGGTCGAGAAGATCGGTTCCACCCTCGTTCTGAGCGCCGGCATCTTTGTCCTCGTTTGCGCCACTTTGAAGACCATCTTTGTCATCACT GACGACGTCAACGGCGCCGAGCTCGCCGGCGCATGGGGCACCCGCGAAGCCTTCGTCGCCGTCGtaaccaccaacctccccatggtcttccccctcttcaaatcCTGGCTCAGACCCCTCTTCGGCTCCACCTCGCGGCgcaccaccgacaacaaGTACAAGACCCCGGAGGGCTTCCGCtccatcggcggcggcggcggcggcggcggcggctccAACTCGCACTCCCAGTTCAGGAGGGGCAACGGGAACAACTCGAATATTTTGACCAATGTCACCTTTACCGAGAGTGAGGAGAGGATCGTGAATGAGATCAAGATGCAGAACATGAAGActgatgttttggggggcgCGAGGAGTATGCATACCAAGGAGGCGGACCACAAGGGGATTGTGGTGTTGACCGAGTTTGATGTGAGTGAGGATGCGAGGAGTATGCAGAATAGTgaggcggcggcgccggcgaagCCGAAGGAGacttggtga
- a CDS encoding hypothetical protein (EggNog:ENOG503PD4X; COG:S) encodes MGYFSRVLRKCKKACKSAVSAVAEMVAAPVVRHVTKKIVHRMNEASRAITCSVISIPTHIVSATQAIAFPIVVVSSPVIRKGTAVIDKIHSWAFRKIAKPLYKNAALPILRHLRPSFFHKVVAPAMYKVAKALDRAIGRPLANGIIHVQPVTRDIFGLAAQNIMARVARDLGQSTEQGKRPPKKDTVEEVLDPSVKPIYPPAEPGRKSRRISFAKPATEQPSPQDLVQLIMERFGVAPESRMGNILADFILSSGGGNEAASFASLCRRCQGHQFHTGSRPSDALPPDSRTVHELLESIRAGCHMCSLIHEALALPVDGSLLGEKILVETWVAPGQRDSGLGFVGRVKVRSEEKEGYLSFMSYVPVEDENLADLIKAYLSPETDPSVLLDYLSTWQKTCKETHDHCNNRLIEDPKNVRFKFKAPFRLVDIIDEKIEDNAEETLEYVALSYTWGDITPEGKKLQKPTLQSNIDSRKHTQGLAAVLGSETLPAVYRDTVQIARRLGYRYIWVDAWCNIQDDTLDLEAQIANMGYIFQNADLTIGAGSGRAKTSSLFSHQQPPPQPFLIRTTIDGQPHPVIISRQLDPTPSILDTRLWTFQEQLLSRRTVEFGPTHTTWRCTQETASSLPVSVSSQPYPSTSDHNDTHEVTTSTTNLHSWIRTTAYLPPGPRPKYDHQFASAWYSAVRNYTTRSFSNREDQLPAIIGVASVIARHTGWHHLAGLWKEDIPYCLAWYRNKTPAREDSLSTAKHEADCAPSWSWAARANGPVSFWPRGDVQHALVKFVRSGWAWPSKRDVQRRVVLAGEVIEGKCGTVVGEEDYDWVGRADGGNVTPVEVDGLRVGYAMLDAPMDLREISILLLFTLRPEGGLGAWGLGMALTRVIQGGTCWYKREGLVVLTSEVGTGWDYNDFDEDDDEHKIIVA; translated from the exons ATGGGCTACTTCAGCAGAGTCTTGCGCAAGTGCAAGAAAGCATGCAAGAGCGCAGTGTCCGCTGTTGCCGAGATGGTAGCAGCCCCCGTTGTTCGACATGTCACCAAGAAGATCGTGCACCGCATGAACGAGGCCTCACGCGCCATCACCTGCTCAGTCATCTCAATTCCCACCCATATCGTCTCCGCCACCCAAGCCATTGCCTTCCCGATCGTTGTTGTGTCCTCCCCTGTCATCCGCAAGGGCACCGCTGTCATAGACAAGATACACTCTTGGGCTTTCCGGAAGATTGCCAAACCCCTATACAAGAACGCTGCTCTCCCTATTCTACGACACCTTCGCCCATCATTCTTCCACAAGGTCGTCGCCCCTGCCATGTACAAGGTCGCTAAGGCGCTTGATCGCGCCATTGGAAGACCACTCGCCAATGGGATTATCCACGTGCAGCCAGTGACCCGGGACATTTTTGGCCTTGCTGCGCAGAACATCATGGCCCGAGTTGCTCGAGACTTGGGCCAGTCTACTGAGCAAGGGAAGAGGCCTCCAAAGAAAGATactgtcgaggaggtcctGGACCCTTCTGTCAAACCCATTTATCCTCCTGCGGAACCAGGACGTAAGTCCAGACGGATAAGCTTTGCTAAGCCTGCAACTGAACAGCCTTCGCCGCAGGATTTGGTTCAGCTCATTATGGAGAGATTCGGGGTCGCGCCCGAGAGCCGCATGGGCAACATTTTGGCGGATTTTATTCTCTCCAGTGGCGGTGGGAATGAGGCCGCCTCCTTTGCTTCGTTATGCAGACGGTGCCAAGGTCACCAATTCCACACTGGATCACGTCCTTCCGATGCTTTGCCACCTGACAGTCGCACAGTTCATGAGCTTCTTGAATCGATTCGAGCTGGTTGTCACATGTGCTCATTGATTCATGAGGCTTTGGCTTTGCCGGTAGATGGGAGCTTGCTAGGTGAGAAGATCCTTGTTGAGACGTGGGTCGCACCAGGGCAGCGGGATAGTGGTCTCGGATTTGTTGGCCGGGTAAAGGTCAGGtcggaggaaaaggagggctATCTCTCCTTCATGTCATATG TCCctgtggaggatgagaatcTGGCTGACCTGATCAAGGCGTACCTATCTCCTGAGACTGACCCCTCTGTTTTACTCGACTATTTGAGCACCTGGCAGAAAACATGCAAGGAGACTCACGACCATTGCAACAATCGCTTGATCGAAGACCCCAAGAACGTCCGGTTCAAGTTCAAGGCCCCCTTCAGACTGGTTGACATCATTGACGAGAAGATTGAAGACAACGCTGAAGAGACGCTAGAGTATGTTGCTCTGAGCTACACATGGGGTGACATCACTCCAGAGGGCAAGAAGCTTCAAAAGCCCACTCTTCAGAGCAACATCGACAGCCGCAAGCACACCCAAGGGTTGGCAGCCGTTCTCGGCTCAGAGACACTGCCTGCCGTGTACAGGGACACCGTCCAAATCGCCCGCCGGCTCGGGTACCGCTACATCTGGGTCGATGCTTGGTGCAACATCCAAGACGACACCCTCGACCTCGAAGCCCAAATCGCCAACATGGGGTACATCTTCCAAAACGCCGACCTCACGATCGGCGCCGGCAGCGGACGAGCAAAGACTTCTTCCTTGTTCTCTCATcagcaacccccaccccaacccttccttATCCGCACCACCATCGACGGGCAACCACACCCGGTGATCATCTCCCGCCAACTcgacccaaccccctccatcctcgacACCCGCCTCTGGACCTTCCAAGAACAACTCCTCTCCCGCCGCACAGTAGAATTCGGCCCAACCCACACCACCTGGCGGTGCACCCAAgaaaccgcctcctccctccccgtctccgTGTCCTCCCAGCCTTACCCATCAACCTCCGACCACAACGACACCCACGaagtcaccacctccaccaccaacctccactCCTGGATCCGCACCACCGCCTACCTCCCTCCTGGGCCCCGCCCAAAGTATGATCACCAATTCGCCTCAGCCTGGTACTCCGCCGTGCGCAACTACACCACCCgcagcttctccaaccgAGAAGACCAGCTCCCCGCCATAATCGGGGTCGCCTCCGTCATAGCCCGACACACAGGCTGGCACCACCTCGCCGGCCTCTGGAAGGAGGACATTCCCTACTGTCTGGCCTGGTACAGGAACAAAACCCCCGCTCGGGAGGACAGTCTCTCCACCGCAAAGCACGAGGCAGACTGCGCGCCGTCTTGGTCGTGGGCTGCTCGGGCCAACGGTCCGGTGTCCTTCTGGCCGAGGGGGGATGTGCAGCATGCTCTTGTTAAGTTTGTTCGTTCTGGCTGGGCTTGGCCTTCAAAACGGGATGTGCAGAGACGGGTGGTGcttgctggggaggtgatCGAGGGAAAGTgtgggacggtggtgggggaggaggattatgactgggttgggagggcggATGGGGGGAATGTTACGCctgtggaggtggatgggctTAGGGTTGGGTATGCCATGCTGGATGCGCCGATGGATTTGAGGGAGATTAGCATCTTGCTGCTCTTCACGCTGAGGCCGGAGGGGGGGCTTGgggcttgggggttggggatggcgTTGACGAGGGTGATTCAGGGAGGTACCTGTTGGTataagagggaggggttggtcgTGTTGACGAGTGAGGTGGGGACCGGGTGGGATTACAATGActttgatgaggatgatgatgagcatAAGATTATTGTTGCTTAG
- a CDS encoding hypothetical protein (EggNog:ENOG503NZ3K; COG:S): protein MRLLNTETLNFETFYDKIPVYAIISHTWESDEVLFQDIENGTAERRDGFAEVKGAVGQPVKDGFKYTWIDTCCIDKSSSAELSEAINSMFRWYREAQVCYAYLSDVNHDDDHRAK, encoded by the exons ATGCGTCTCCTCAACACAGAGACGCTCAATTTTGAGACCTTTTACGATAAAATTCCTGTTTACGCTATCATTTCACACACGTGGGAAAGTGACGAGGTGCTGTTCCAGGATATTGAGAATGGGACCGCAGAGAGGAGAGACGGGTTTGCCGAGGTGAAGGGAGCGGTTGGACAACCTGTCAAGGATGGATTCAAGTACACT TGGATTGACACTTGTTGCATCGACAAATCAAGCTCGGCCGAGCTCTCAGAGgccatcaactccatgtTTCGGTGGTATCGCGAAGCTCAGGTCTGCTATGCCTACCTGAGCGACGTCAATCACGACGATGACCACCGTGCCAAATAG
- a CDS encoding hypothetical protein (EggNog:ENOG503P4NS; COG:S): protein MTASPPARSKTTDHHEPSATPCLDVPRHLSHVGSLDVLLLPENLSDADEASVATCELEIAEARSISSSDDETQHTVTGNSLTHTPDIELQVNLTGSEKDNSCESIEACSPVQVCEEDIELQDFTGPHSGTGSTDHLTAPPDLPAPAISPLDAQHQSPSASSPDGQSQPERSLPNYKPTALTWPFQVFILATVIGMFAFLEYQIHDLPPLRYKTLQMGQQEIADSRDALLTTSTVVFSSLNTLSVEARPLPRSPLVAPTPATLVRLEPTVDAPDSPEPTPKLRIMVPRPDKTLYPSPQPPVTAFGGWGRPYWNMSEYQYYNLWDTVVLSQWYVALEELIPVFITTDPSWCPCTVSAGYEGNWPWAWPDLPMWDTHDEGCKSVMNAICSFNYYKVHTWTPKGPVSISDRSEPGLQQKGERHVWNCLSHRALDPMTTPPSSHSAFWGYPLTDSDSNIMFPLEVRTARLEQQDVFGNKV from the exons ATGACGGCCAGCCCGCCTGCCAG ATCAAAGACTACGGATCACCATGAACCATCTGCAACACCTTGCCTGGATGTCCCACGTCATCTTTCCCACGTGGGAAGTCTAGACGTACTCCTTCTACCGGAGAACCTTTCGGATGCCGACGAGGCTTCGGTTGCAACATGTGAATTGGAGATCGCTGAGGCTCGATCGATATCAAGTAGTGATGACGAGACCCAACAC ACAGTGACCGGGAACAGTCTCACGCATACCCCAGATATAGAACTGCAAGTCAATCTTACAGGGTCTGAGAAGGATAACAGCTGTGAGAGCATTGAGGCCTGTTCTCCAGTGCAAGTGTGTGAAGAAGATATTGAGCTACAGGATTTCACAGGGCCACATAGTGGAACCGGGAGCACAGATCACCTTACTGCACCCCCAGATCTACCAGCGCCTGCGATCTCTCCCCTTGATGCGCAGCATCAAAGCCCTTCTGCCTCTAGTCCTGATGGCCAGTCACAACCCGAGAGATCTCTCCCCAACTACAAGCCAACCGCTTTGACATGGCCATTTCAGGTCTTCATCCTGGCCACTGTTATTGGCATGTTTGCGTTTCTGGAATATCAAATCCACGACCTACCACCCCTCCGCTACAAGACTCTTCAAATGGGTCAGCAAGAAATTGCTGACTCAAGAGATGCCCTGCTCACCACAAGCACGGTTGTCTTCTCCTCACTCAATACACTGTCTGTCGAAGCCAGACCACTTCCTCGAAGCCCATTGGTGGCACCTACTCCCGCCACTCTAGTCAGACTGGAGCCAACTGTCGACGCCCCTGACAGTCCTGAGCCAACCCCGAAACTAAGGATAATGGTCCCGAGACCTGACAAGACCCTTTATCCTTCCCCTCAGCCGCCCGTGACTGCGTTCGGTGGCTGGGGTCGTCCGTATTGGAACATGTCCGAGTATCAATACTATAACCTTTGGGACACCGTCGTTCTCTCCCAGTGGTATGTAGCCCTGGAAGAATTGATCCCAGTGTTCATCACCACGGACCCTTCTTGGTGTCCATGCACGGTGAGTGCTGGGTACGAAGGAAACTGGCCCTGGGCCTGGCCCGACTTGCCAATGTGGGACACCCACGACGAAGGCTGCAAGTCGGTGATGAATGCTATTTGCTCGTTCAACTATTACAAAGTCCACACTTGGACTCCAAAAGGGCC GGTATCAATTTCGGACCGATCTGAACCTGGTCTCCAGCAGAAAGGAGAGAGGCATGTATGGAATTGCCTTTCACACCGTGCCTTGGATCCTATGACAACACCGCCGTCATCACATAGCGCCTTCTGGGGGTATCCCCTCACCGATTCGGACAGCAACATCATGTTTCCGCTAGAAGTACGGACAGCAAGGCTCGAGCAGCAGGACGTATTCGGCAATAAGGTGTGA
- a CDS encoding hypothetical protein (EggNog:ENOG503P1CC; COG:S), which yields MLFGNLRAIQLPVALLALVQSGCCQDTTEILVEKLQWTAPRKELTAHFLENTNGPWEQLSTLLGTYDLSNITKDQIILPMYPSPWTNISTIWWTRVVDYQKMEEFSREGRWATGYFASSWDPSIQTGARLPDWDLSMPYGNGNLTEFLHVKTPLIALNHSRLYLEAEIAIEFTHGDMLALAPPGDEEPDSRSIIQQVKDAGRIRSNSFGLYVGRPDWKLPGKMFLGGYDNNRIKGDFLMFDTMDQPEFVHQGYLPRLYLSDVTLGSFEKSRDGFAFDWATRESPNRTIMGEISESSRMTNLSLLQLPRPAAPERRQFFEVKGHIPGAALVMPDPTIPHMYLPPNTCDNAAKDLPIHWDDRLKLWLWDTSDPGYKRLMKAPAYMGFTLQNAFSPGSVKVKSLTIQVPLWLLDIEMDTRLNGIDAKLRYFPCKSAEAREGYYKLGRAFLQSAFLGVNYDDNLFYMAQTVGPDVFDPKERLVSFRPEFQEHAGKHDRDAEWIQYWASYWNRDDDDRGSGSTGSGGPTGPTKVSGSSSDSGRREMTGPVLGIVAGCLVVITVGCVFYVRRKRRAKLAALDRELIRAENGTAGGRVSRPVATTASPPAAAPTSNRVATPPVYKEQPDEAPPPYRP from the coding sequence ATGCTTTTCGGCAACCTACGGGCAATCCAGCTGCCTGTAGCCCTACTTGCCCTGGTGCAATCAGGATGCTGCCAGGACACCACCGAGATCCTCGTCGAAAAGCTTCAATGGACTGCTCCACGAAAAGAACTGACCGCACATTTTCTCGAAAACACCAACGGGCCATGGGAGCAGCTTTCGACCCTGTTGGGGACTTACGATTTGTCCAACATTACAAAAGACCAGATTATCTTGCCAATGTATCCCTCACCGTGGACCAACATCTCAACAATCTGGTGGACTAGAGTCGTTGACTACCAGAAGATGGAAGAGTTTTCCCGAGAGGGTCGCTGGGCAACAGGTTACTTTGCCTCAAGTTGGGATCCTTCCATCCAAACGGGTGCCAGGCTGCCGGACTGGGACCTATCTATGCCATATGGCAACGGCAACCTTACAGAATTCCTCCACGTCAAAACCCCTCTTATTGCCCTCAACCACTCCAGGCTGTACCTAGAAGCCGAGATTGCCATCGAGTTCACACATGGAGATATGCTTGCTCTTGCGCCCCCTGGAGATGAAGAACCTGATTCGCGCAGCATTATCCAGCAGGTCAAAGACGCCGGCCGAATCCGCAGCAACTCCTTTGGACTGTACGTGGGACGACCGGACTGGAAGTTGCCCGGCAAGATGTTCCTGGGAGGATATGACAATAACCGGATAAAGGGGGACTTTCTCATGTTCGACACCATGGACCAGCCCGAGTTCGTCCACCAGGGCTATCTTCCGCGATTGTACCTGAGTGACGTAACATTGGGCTCCTTTGAGAAATCTCGAGACGGGTTTGCCTTTGACTGGGCAACCCGCGAGAGCCCCAACCGGACCATCATGGGCGAGATATCCGAGTCCAGTCGAATGACCAATTTGAGTCTCTTGCAACTTCCCCGACCGGCAGCACCCGAGAGGAGGCAATTTTTTGAAGTCAAAGGGCACATACCTGGCGCTGCGCTGGTTATGCCGGACCCGACGATACCCCACATGTACCTGCCCCCGAACACCTGCGACAACGCGGCGAAGGATCTTCCGATTCACTGGGATGACAGGCTCAAGCTTTGGCTGTGGGACACGTCCGACCCCGGGTATAAACGCCTCATGAAGGCTCCGGCATATATGGGGTTTACCTTGCAGAACGCGTTCAGTCCCGGATCTGTCAAGGTCAAATCGCTCACGATCCAGGTACCCCTGTGGCTTCTCGACATCGAAATGGACACCCGGCTCAATGGCATTGACGCGAAACTTCGGTACTTTCCCTGCAAGTCAGCAGAAGCTAGGGAGGGCTACTATAAGCTAGGCCGCGCCTTTCTTCAGTCTGCCTTTCTCGGTGTCAACTATGACGACAATCTGTTTTACATGGCGCAAACGGTTGGTCCTGACGTATTTGACCCCAAGGAGAGGTTAGTAAGTTTCCGCCCTGAATTTCAGGAGCACGCCGGGAAGCACGACAGGGACGCGGAGTGGATTCAGTATTGGGCCAGCTACTGGAATCGCGATGACGATGACCGAGGATCTGGGTCGACAGGTTCAGGAGGTCCAACTGGTCCCACAAAAGTGTCGGGCAGCTCCTCGGACAGTGGTAGGAGGGAGATGACTGGGCCTGTCCTTGGGATCGTGGCGGGCTGTCTGGTGGTGATCACGGTGGGGTGCGTGTTTTATGTGCGGCGTAAACGGAGAGCGAAGCTCGCGGCGCTGGATCGGGAGCTTATACGAGCTGAGAATGGGACAGCTGGTGGCCGAGTTTCACGGCCAGTTGCTACTACGGCCTCACCGCCAGCGGCGGCTCCGACTTCGAACAGAGTGGCGACACCACCTGTGTACAAGGAACAGCCAGACgaggctcctcctccatatAGGCCATGA
- a CDS encoding hypothetical protein (EggNog:ENOG503P79N): MSKQYIIGDSSPFLKRVLIPFWIIRILIMLIQIGVYALLIAGLGVYKDDARRIIDEYNTHLTYEAIMATSVIIMVIILVCLIFDLVSIIKRARRTLGPKFFFFTNIFQTLFYVVSFILSMIGARPSALYAVINVIILLSFLGLLVYASIIFHQYRKGSLGDGSGGNRGTYVPASNPAAVPFNQTAGVDTAYAPQTTGYGQDYPQEYQKPAFYDQQAANQAGYAGQGYEPYSGQPQQVIQPPQQGYEMQGRQAV, translated from the exons ATGAGCAAACAGTACATCATCGGCGACTCGTCGCCATTCCTCAAGCGGGTACTCATCCCCTTCTGGATCATCCGCATTTTGATCATGCTTATCCAGATTGGTGTCTACGCCCTCCTCATTGCCGGCTTGGGGGTGTACAAGGACGACGCAAGGCGGATTATTGACGAGTACAACACCCACCTTACATACGaagccatcatggccacctcggtcatcatcatggtcatcatcctcgtctgTCTGATCTTCGATCtcgtcagcatcatcaagcgCGCCAGACGCACCTTAGGGCCCaagtttttcttcttcaccaatATCTTCCAGACGCTGTTCTACGTCGTCAGCTTCATTCTTTCCATGATTGGCGCCAGACCAAGCGCCCTGTACGCCGTTATCAACGTTATTATCCT gctctccttcctcggtcTCCTTGTCTATGCTtccatcatcttccaccaATACCGCAAGGGCTCTCTCGGTGACGGCTCTGGTGGCAACCGCGGCACCTACGTGCCCGCCAGCAACCCCGCCGCTGTTCCCTTCAACCAGACCGCTGGTGTTGACACCGCTTATGCCCCTCAAACTACTGGATACGGCCAAGACTATCCCCAAGAATACCAGAAGCCCGCATTTTACGACCAGCAGGCGGCGAATCAGGCTGGGTATGCCGGTCAGGGTTACGAGCCCTACTCTGGACAGCCGCAGCAGGTTATCCAGCCCCCTCAGCAGGGGTATGAGATGCAGGGTCGCCAGGCTGTTTAA